Proteins encoded together in one Chryseobacterium taklimakanense window:
- a CDS encoding S8 family serine peptidase, protein MKKLLISASFLAGFTAVYAQTEKTQPDPMQDRDLMTWYHKDHASTSTFGVNTQNAYKYLESRGLKPKTVVVGVLDSGVEVDHPGLVKNMWKNPNEVPNNGKDDDGNGYIDDVYGWNFLGNKTSDVDVDNMEVTRVVKKYKPIFEGPNSATNKANQANMKEEFDMYMKSKEIYNKKYPEAQQAFQNYSKIKTLIPTMVAMLNGRNLTPEVVATLRPTTQDQAIAANVLANVAQDPKFAGKSAAEVDKMLNKEIQEALDYYGPQATKQYNLDFDPRASMVGDNYEDYSERYYGNNHYEGPDAKHGTHVAGIIAGYPQGKEIQYGVAYKVAKIMTVRTVPDGDERDKDVANSIRYAVDNGAKILNMSFGKPVSPGKKYVWDAFKYAQDKGVLLVKAAGNENEDISKNVYYPTNFQNVSDPSAYFKNMIVVGASTNNSEFLRASFSNFNGKMVDVFAPGDEIYSTVPDGKYEYLQGTSMASPVVAGSAAVLLAYMPNLKPEQIIESLVKTANQSTVNAMLPTNENNRFDLISRAGGVIDLRKAAEYAYTNFYKPTSSTATPVLKKTATVKKSATKKKYPVRRK, encoded by the coding sequence ATGAAAAAACTATTGATTTCCGCATCGTTTTTAGCAGGTTTTACAGCAGTTTATGCTCAAACTGAAAAAACTCAGCCCGATCCGATGCAGGACAGGGATTTGATGACTTGGTACCACAAGGATCACGCTTCCACAAGCACTTTCGGTGTAAATACGCAAAATGCTTATAAATATTTGGAATCCAGAGGTTTGAAACCAAAAACCGTTGTCGTTGGTGTATTGGATAGTGGTGTAGAAGTAGATCACCCAGGGTTGGTGAAAAATATGTGGAAAAATCCCAACGAGGTTCCAAATAACGGTAAAGATGATGATGGAAACGGGTACATTGATGATGTTTACGGCTGGAATTTCCTTGGCAACAAAACTTCAGATGTCGATGTTGACAATATGGAGGTTACCAGAGTCGTAAAAAAATACAAACCCATATTTGAAGGACCTAATTCGGCAACCAACAAAGCGAACCAGGCGAATATGAAGGAGGAATTTGATATGTATATGAAGAGCAAGGAAATCTACAACAAAAAATACCCTGAAGCTCAGCAGGCCTTTCAAAATTACTCAAAAATCAAGACCCTGATTCCAACGATGGTTGCAATGCTAAACGGCAGAAACCTTACGCCGGAAGTGGTGGCGACCCTAAGGCCGACAACTCAGGATCAGGCTATTGCTGCTAACGTTCTGGCAAATGTAGCTCAGGATCCAAAATTTGCAGGAAAGTCTGCGGCGGAAGTGGATAAAATGCTGAATAAGGAAATTCAGGAAGCTCTTGATTATTACGGACCTCAGGCGACAAAACAGTATAATCTGGATTTCGATCCGCGTGCATCGATGGTAGGAGATAATTACGAAGATTATTCTGAAAGATACTACGGTAACAACCATTACGAAGGTCCCGATGCAAAACACGGAACTCACGTCGCCGGAATCATTGCCGGTTACCCGCAAGGGAAAGAAATTCAGTACGGCGTTGCTTATAAGGTTGCAAAAATCATGACCGTAAGAACCGTTCCTGACGGTGATGAGCGTGATAAAGACGTTGCCAACTCAATAAGATATGCTGTTGACAACGGGGCTAAAATCCTTAACATGAGTTTTGGCAAACCTGTTTCTCCGGGCAAGAAATACGTTTGGGATGCGTTCAAATATGCTCAGGATAAAGGTGTTCTTTTGGTAAAAGCTGCCGGAAACGAAAATGAAGACATTTCGAAAAATGTTTATTATCCTACCAATTTTCAAAATGTATCGGACCCTTCGGCATATTTTAAGAATATGATTGTGGTGGGCGCCAGCACGAATAACAGCGAGTTCCTAAGAGCCAGCTTCTCAAATTTTAACGGGAAAATGGTTGATGTTTTTGCTCCGGGAGATGAAATTTATTCTACCGTACCGGACGGAAAGTACGAATATCTGCAGGGCACGTCGATGGCCTCGCCGGTTGTAGCCGGTTCGGCGGCAGTTCTTCTGGCATATATGCCAAACCTCAAACCCGAGCAGATCATTGAGTCGTTGGTTAAAACCGCAAATCAGTCAACAGTAAATGCGATGTTGCCAACCAATGAAAATAACAGGTTTGATCTGATTTCCAGAGCTGGCGGTGTGATAGATTTGAGGAAAGCTGCAGAGTATGCGTATACAAATTTCTATAAACCAACATCTTCAACAGCTACACCTGTCCTGAAGAAAACGGCAACGGTAAAGAAATCAGCAACTAAAAAGAAATATCCCGTGAGAAGGAAGTAA
- a CDS encoding OmpA family protein, whose product MRIFNKTNIGALFLSSALVLTSCEAVQNANNQQKGTVIGTSAGAVIGGVLGNNVGKGGNAPQGAVLGGVVGGVVGNAIGAKMDKQAKEIKETLPGAEVERVGESIKVTLPESIVNFAFDSAALTASGKANLDKLSEVLKNNPDTNINIYGHTDSKGSAAYNQGLSERRAASVKNYLVSKGIASSRMFAMGVGAKEPVATNDTEAGRAQNRRVEFAITANQEMIKDAQQEVKQ is encoded by the coding sequence ATGAGAATTTTCAATAAAACAAATATTGGTGCACTGTTCCTTTCTTCCGCTTTGGTGCTCACCAGCTGCGAAGCGGTACAGAATGCAAACAATCAGCAGAAAGGTACAGTGATTGGTACTTCCGCAGGTGCTGTAATCGGTGGTGTGCTTGGTAACAACGTCGGTAAAGGCGGTAACGCTCCACAAGGTGCTGTATTGGGAGGTGTTGTTGGAGGTGTTGTAGGTAATGCTATCGGGGCGAAAATGGATAAGCAGGCCAAAGAAATTAAAGAAACTTTGCCTGGAGCTGAAGTTGAAAGAGTGGGTGAAAGTATTAAAGTAACGCTTCCGGAAAGCATCGTGAATTTTGCATTTGATTCTGCGGCGCTCACAGCTTCAGGAAAAGCCAATCTGGACAAGCTTTCAGAAGTTCTGAAAAACAACCCAGATACCAATATCAACATTTATGGGCATACGGACAGCAAAGGTTCCGCCGCTTATAACCAGGGATTGTCCGAAAGGAGAGCAGCTTCTGTAAAAAATTATTTGGTTTCGAAAGGTATAGCTTCCAGCAGAATGTTTGCAATGGGTGTGGGTGCGAAAGAACCTGTTGCCACTAATGATACCGAAGCCGGCAGAGCGCAAAACCGACGTGTGGAATTTGCGATCACTGCAAACCAGGAAATGATTAAAGATGCACAGCAAGAAGTAAAACAGTAA
- the lepB gene encoding signal peptidase I, producing MNYFITYTVYVLILSLLMGISTWKLFKKMGYNPLFAFIPFYNYYIILKETKHSTWWAALAYLPIVGPIMMTVFHLFLMDKFGKNTIGQKLMTVFLPFIYMAVVNYGKDTEIDEPAFLLPGEEEPAKKKDTFLGSITFAVVFATIIHVFITQPFGIPTGSMERTLLVGDFLFVNKLNYGFRPPMRPLAIPFLQGTIMDTGEKGNPKDDPKSYVEAVKLPYFRFPGWESPKRNDIVVFNYPDDSVHVAIDRKDPYVKRLVAEAGDTVEFRAGKLYINGKPEVRMGDAQVQHAYEVYTSSQLDVPALYDVYGFLPVNEQQMQNGYYYRFQGLTDENAREIGKLPQVVKIQEEIQPQGKQDISYYPDIQKSIEAQQMVPSKKINYSSTIFPHNKSWNIDWYGPIRIPKKGDVITVTPETLPEYEKLIVKHEGNTLENRNGQIFINGQPTSKYTVKYNYYMMIGDNRDASLDGRFFGYIPETHIVGKPMFTWMSVEGLFPDQSSTYQANGKKIRWDRMFKATNTGELHKTSYAWLAVLILVLFFGWDYISKLFKKKKAED from the coding sequence ATGAATTACTTTATCACCTATACCGTTTATGTTCTCATTTTATCTCTGTTGATGGGGATTTCTACGTGGAAGCTGTTTAAGAAAATGGGGTATAATCCGCTGTTTGCGTTTATCCCGTTTTATAATTATTACATTATTTTAAAGGAAACCAAACATTCCACCTGGTGGGCCGCGCTGGCTTACCTTCCGATTGTAGGTCCCATTATGATGACGGTTTTCCATCTGTTTTTGATGGATAAATTCGGGAAAAACACCATTGGTCAAAAACTGATGACCGTTTTCCTGCCGTTCATCTATATGGCGGTGGTAAATTACGGCAAGGATACCGAAATTGATGAACCGGCTTTCCTGCTTCCAGGCGAGGAAGAACCGGCAAAAAAGAAAGATACATTCCTCGGTTCTATCACTTTTGCGGTTGTCTTTGCGACAATAATCCACGTTTTTATTACGCAGCCGTTTGGCATTCCGACCGGCTCCATGGAGCGCACGCTTTTAGTCGGAGATTTCCTTTTTGTAAATAAACTGAATTATGGTTTCCGTCCGCCGATGCGCCCGCTGGCCATTCCGTTTTTGCAGGGAACGATAATGGATACCGGCGAAAAAGGCAATCCGAAAGACGATCCAAAATCTTACGTGGAAGCCGTAAAACTGCCATATTTCAGATTTCCAGGTTGGGAATCGCCAAAGAGAAATGATATTGTAGTTTTCAATTATCCGGATGATTCCGTGCACGTGGCGATTGACCGCAAAGACCCTTACGTAAAGCGTTTGGTAGCCGAAGCCGGTGATACGGTGGAGTTCAGAGCCGGAAAACTTTACATCAACGGCAAACCGGAAGTGAGAATGGGCGATGCCCAAGTGCAGCATGCTTACGAAGTTTATACCAGTTCGCAGCTTGATGTTCCTGCGCTGTACGACGTTTACGGATTTTTACCGGTGAATGAACAGCAAATGCAGAACGGATATTATTACAGGTTTCAGGGTTTGACGGATGAAAATGCCAGGGAAATCGGCAAGCTTCCGCAGGTTGTGAAAATTCAGGAAGAAATCCAGCCGCAGGGAAAACAGGATATCAGCTACTATCCTGATATTCAAAAGTCTATCGAAGCGCAGCAAATGGTGCCAAGTAAAAAAATCAACTATTCGTCGACCATTTTCCCACACAATAAAAGCTGGAATATCGACTGGTACGGACCAATCAGAATTCCAAAGAAAGGTGACGTAATCACCGTTACCCCGGAAACTCTGCCGGAATACGAAAAACTCATCGTAAAACACGAAGGCAACACCCTCGAAAACAGGAACGGGCAGATCTTCATCAACGGGCAGCCAACCAGTAAGTACACGGTAAAATACAATTATTACATGATGATTGGCGACAACCGTGATGCATCCCTTGACGGCAGATTTTTCGGTTATATCCCTGAAACACACATTGTTGGAAAACCGATGTTCACATGGATGAGCGTGGAAGGCTTGTTCCCGGACCAGAGTTCAACTTATCAGGCGAACGGAAAAAAAATAAGATGGGACAGAATGTTCAAAGCCACAAATACCGGTGAGCTTCACAAAACTTCATATGCGTGGCTGGCGGTGCTGATTTTGGTGCTCTTCTTTGGTTGGGATTACATTTCCAAATTATTTAAAAAGAAAAAAGCAGAAGATTAA
- a CDS encoding DUF5683 domain-containing protein, whose product MPKILSIFLLFCSLSVFAQVTKNDTIRVENHPTDSISTIKPRSEVEVLTDIEESNAPAVKPNYSPTKAGLYSAVLPGLGQYYNKKYWKIPLVWGAIGTGVGVTLWNDKQYRRYRDAYVAQLNGLPHEFSDIPGITKEALGRTQDRMKRQRDYSIAVTGLVYILNIMDAVVDAHLYEQKNDPDLAIKPAVIYDEFAKQNTKPGVSLSFRF is encoded by the coding sequence ATGCCGAAAATACTTTCAATATTTCTGCTGTTCTGTTCGCTGTCCGTTTTCGCGCAGGTCACGAAAAACGACACAATACGTGTTGAAAATCACCCTACAGACAGTATTTCTACCATCAAGCCAAGATCCGAGGTTGAGGTTCTTACCGATATTGAAGAATCAAACGCTCCGGCCGTAAAGCCAAATTACAGCCCTACGAAAGCCGGTCTTTACTCCGCAGTTTTACCGGGCTTGGGACAATATTACAACAAAAAATACTGGAAAATTCCTCTCGTTTGGGGAGCAATTGGAACCGGTGTTGGCGTGACCCTGTGGAACGATAAACAGTACAGGCGCTACCGGGATGCTTATGTAGCCCAGCTTAACGGTTTGCCGCACGAGTTTTCTGATATTCCCGGAATTACCAAAGAGGCATTAGGCCGAACGCAGGACAGAATGAAGCGCCAGCGCGATTATTCCATTGCGGTTACGGGGCTCGTTTATATCCTTAATATTATGGATGCCGTCGTAGATGCACATCTTTACGAACAGAAAAACGATCCGGACTTGGCCATAAAACCGGCGGTGATTTATGATGAATTCGCAAAACAGAATACAAAACCCGGTGTAAGTTTAAGCTTCAGGTTTTAA
- the dapB gene encoding 4-hydroxy-tetrahydrodipicolinate reductase, with protein sequence MKIALVGYGKMGKIIDGIATSRGHEVVARLNETPAAENLNNPDVVIEFSQPEVAFNNIKTCLENKIPVVCGTTGWLHQKPEIENIAKENGTAFLYGSNFSLGVNLFFALNEKLADLMKNFSEYNIQLEEIHHTHKKDAPSGTAISIAEGIIKNNPNFNAWKLHETEKNQLGIFAIREDEVPGTHSVYYRSEVDEIEIKHTAFNRNGFALGAVIAAEWVRGKVGVFSMNDVLGL encoded by the coding sequence ATGAAAATAGCACTCGTCGGTTACGGAAAAATGGGGAAAATTATTGACGGAATTGCAACCTCCAGAGGTCATGAAGTGGTGGCACGCCTCAACGAAACGCCGGCAGCTGAAAACCTGAACAATCCCGATGTCGTGATTGAGTTCTCCCAGCCTGAAGTGGCGTTCAACAATATAAAAACCTGTCTTGAAAATAAAATTCCCGTGGTATGTGGCACTACAGGCTGGCTTCACCAAAAACCGGAAATCGAAAATATTGCCAAAGAAAACGGGACCGCATTCCTTTACGGTTCCAATTTCAGCCTGGGCGTAAATCTGTTTTTTGCGTTGAATGAAAAACTTGCTGATCTTATGAAGAATTTCAGCGAATACAACATTCAGCTTGAAGAAATTCACCACACCCACAAAAAAGACGCTCCGAGCGGTACTGCGATCTCCATTGCAGAGGGCATCATAAAAAACAATCCAAATTTCAACGCGTGGAAACTTCACGAAACAGAAAAAAACCAGCTCGGAATTTTCGCCATCCGCGAAGATGAAGTTCCTGGGACACACAGCGTCTACTACCGTTCAGAAGTCGATGAAATCGAGATCAAGCATACCGCATTCAACAGAAATGGGTTTGCGCTGGGAGCGGTGATCGCTGCAGAATGGGTTAGGGGAAAAGTAGGGGTTTTTTCTATGAACGATGTTTTGGGACTGTAA
- a CDS encoding lipocalin-like domain-containing protein: MKNVLLAGIFGAALTVSCSTAKTAQQNRAEFLKLKGDWEITSVDYDKSYRIRPFDEGADAQCFVGSHWRLIPNNYSGAYTLNGGGSCPSLTRPIKFEVKDGNIFQLKKIEDGTKAKQNIAGYSLTMVNHGIDQFSLQQNVPFNGEIVRVTYNFQRTADK; this comes from the coding sequence ATGAAAAATGTTTTATTAGCAGGAATTTTTGGTGCGGCACTTACCGTATCATGCTCTACAGCAAAAACTGCTCAGCAAAACAGAGCTGAGTTCCTAAAACTGAAAGGTGACTGGGAAATTACAAGTGTTGATTACGACAAATCATACAGAATCAGGCCGTTTGACGAAGGCGCTGACGCGCAGTGCTTCGTGGGAAGCCACTGGAGGCTGATTCCTAATAATTATTCCGGAGCTTATACCTTGAATGGTGGCGGTTCTTGCCCCTCACTAACAAGACCCATCAAATTTGAGGTGAAGGACGGAAATATATTCCAGTTAAAAAAAATTGAAGACGGAACGAAAGCTAAACAAAACATCGCAGGTTACAGCCTGACGATGGTTAATCATGGTATTGATCAGTTCAGCCTTCAGCAAAATGTTCCTTTTAACGGTGAGATTGTAAGAGTAACCTACAATTTCCAAAGAACAGCGGACAAATAA
- a CDS encoding WbqC family protein, protein MKILLPIFYLPPVSWFSVFLHHDSEVVLEQYENFPKQTYRNRANIYGANGKLSLIIPIHHNGKRAMKDIEISYSENWQHLHWKSIKNAYQSSPYFEFYEDHLKQIFDSEEKSLIKFNLRALEIILKLLKTEKAYSLNDEYARNPAEINYREKFSAKQPSEFEMEEYYQTFSDKLGFLADLSIIDLLCNKGPESLTYIQNIKL, encoded by the coding sequence ATGAAAATACTTTTACCGATATTTTATCTGCCACCAGTTTCGTGGTTTTCAGTATTCCTCCATCACGATTCAGAAGTTGTTTTGGAGCAGTACGAAAATTTCCCAAAGCAAACCTATAGAAACCGCGCCAATATCTACGGGGCGAACGGTAAACTTTCACTCATCATTCCCATCCATCACAACGGAAAAAGGGCAATGAAGGATATTGAAATTTCGTATTCGGAAAACTGGCAGCACCTTCACTGGAAATCCATAAAAAATGCTTACCAAAGCTCACCGTATTTTGAGTTTTACGAAGATCATTTGAAACAAATCTTTGATTCCGAAGAAAAATCTCTTATCAAATTCAATTTAAGAGCGCTGGAAATTATTCTAAAGCTCCTGAAAACTGAAAAGGCATATTCTTTGAATGATGAATACGCCCGCAATCCCGCGGAGATAAATTACAGGGAAAAGTTCTCTGCAAAACAACCGTCGGAATTTGAAATGGAAGAGTACTACCAGACCTTTTCGGACAAATTAGGGTTTTTGGCTGATCTTTCCATTATTGATTTGCTTTGTAACAAGGGACCGGAAAGTTTAACTTATATACAGAATATTAAATTATAA